The genomic stretch aatattcattcagtgggagacgacgttcccgtcgacagcgaggcgcctgtggtgacttcgttaatttcaagatccaatccgccggctcagtctttcggaggtgctcataggggtagggtgtgcgtgtgtgcgttcataagggtgagtgtatgcgcgtgtatgtgagcatctactgttgtactgtgtttctcaaaaaaaaaaaacaaatccttTTCCGTAATTACATTCTCATAAGCATTGCAAAACACTTAATTACAATTAAAGGTAACAAATCCATGATCATTTACAGTTAAATCATAATTTTATTTCATTTATAAGATATAAAATTCCACCACACATATGAATGAATGTCATTGCAAACTACTAATTACGCAGCACTACAAAAGTAAAATCTTTTAAGTTTTACCGTATCTACACAAACATGCATCAACGTTTATGCCACCAAAGTAGCACCATTAAATTTagtatgaaatatatttttatcatATAGATACAGTATTTGATTTTGTAAATGTTGTTGGGTTTTGTATATACTCAGTCAAAACTGATATAGCTTGGCTCTCCAGAAAAGCAAGTTGGAAGTACGTTCTTCGTGGATAGAGAGTAGctctttttatatttttataaGAGAAGTTTCTAGGAATGATGGGTCCAAATTTTCAGTGGACGTTCGGACTTAAAAATAATGTGATCACTCATCTGACGCCCAAAAAATATGTACCAGACAACTGCCCAATCAGGAACAAGGAACAAAAAAGAACAAACcggagaagaaaaaaaagaagctgAGAATCCGAGGGCCAAAAACCCACGTGTATTCCGAAGACGATACCGAGAACAATGAGTCGCCGTTTCGGCGCTCGCCCAAAGCAACTCTACACCGATAACAAGAGCTATAAATTGCCCGCCGTTTCCTCGCATCAATTCTACACCGAGAAGAACACGAGCTCGAGAGTTAGCAACCTGCAACCCTATTCCCTTCtcgggcaattccctgtcccagACGTGCTGCAGATGGAGGCCCCTACCGTCGTCTTCGCTTCGGCTCCCGCGATCACTGCCGGCGTACCGCAGCATAAGATTCTCGACCTGAAGGTGATGCCGGCTACGGCGCCtcaggcgccggcgaggaagactaAATTGCCCAAGAAGaagctggccggcggcggcggtgggtatGTCCTCGAGGACGTGCCGCACCTCACCGACTTCCTCCCTCAGCTCCAGAGCTACCCCAATCCCCTCCAAGACCATCCCGCCTACTCCGTCGTCAAGTAAGAATTCTCTCCCTCTCGATCTTGATCGACTAATTGTGTGGTTTCATTAATTTTGATTCTAATTTCGCTCTACCGTTCCGAGTCTAAATCCTGCTCCATTGTTCTTGATTGATTTCTCAGGCAGTACTTCGTGAACGCGGACGACACGGTGTCCAAGAACATCGTCGTGCACGAGAACAGCGCGCGCGGGACGCACTTCCGGCGCGCGGGGCCGCGCCAGCGCGTCTACTTCCAGCCGGACGAGGTGTCGGCGGCCATCGTCACCTGCGGCGGGCTCTGCCCGGGGCTCAACACGGTCATCCGGGAGCTCGTCTGCGGCCTCCACGACATGTACGGCGTCACCAACGTCGTGGGCATCGAGGGCGGCTACAAGGGCTTCTACGCGCGCAACACGGTGGAGCTCACGCCGCGCTCCGTCAACGGCATCCACAAGCGCGGTGGCACCGTGCTCGGCACCTCGCGCGGCGGCCAGGACACGGCCAAGATCGTCGACAGCATCCAGGACCGCGGCATCAACCAGGTCTACATCGTCGGCGGCGACGGCACGCAGAAGGGCGCCGCCGTGATCCACGAGGAGGTCCGCCGCCGCGGTCTCAAGTGCGCGGTGATCGGCGTGCCCAAGACCATCGACAACGACATCGCCGTCATCGACAAGTCCTTCGGCTTCGACACCGCCGTCGAGGAGGCGCAGCGCGCCATCAACGCCGCGCACGTCGAGGCCGAGAGCACCGAGAACGGCATCGGCGTCGTCAAGCTCATGGGCCGCAACAGCGGCTTCATCGCCATGCACGCAACACTCGCCAGCCGCGACGTCGACTGCTGCCTCATCCCGGAGTCCCCCTTCTTCCTCGAAGGCAAGGACGGCCTACTCGCGTTCGCCGAGAGGCGCCTCCGCGACAACGGCCACATGGTCATCGTCCTCGCCGAGGGCGCCGGCCAGGACCTCATTGCCAAGGGCATGCCCCTCGCCGACACCCACGACGCCTCCGGCAACAAGCACCTCCTCGATGTCGGCCTCTGGCTCTCCCACAAGATCAAGGAGCACTTCAGGAAGAAACCCAACTGCCCAATAAGCCTCAAGTACATCGACCCGACCTACATGATCCGCGCCGTGCCCTCCAACGCCTCCGACAACGTCTATTGCACGCTGCTGGCGCACAGCGCCCTCCACGGCGCCATGGCCGGCTACACCGGCTTCGTCGTCGCGCCCGTCAACGGCAGGCACGCGTACATCCCCTTCTACGTAAGTTGAACACGCTCACTGTCAATTTCATACAGATAAAGTAAAATGCTACTTGTGCTGATCATGGCGTTGTCAATTGCAGAGGATCACCGAGAAGCAGAACAAGGTGGTGATCACCGACAGGATGTGGGCCAGGGTGCTCTGCTCCACGAACCAGCCCTGCTTCCTGAGCCCCGAGGACGTCGAGAACGCGAGGCAGCTGGACGAGGAGGAGCCACAGATCCCGCTCATCGAGGGCCAGAACTCGCTCGTCAAGGCTTCGCCCATGTCAATGTGCAACGGCCATGGCCATCTCTGCAATGGCACGACGTACTGAGGTGCAAAGGGTTCACTTGTAGTACATGTAACAGTAACCGTAGAATAGACGTTGTCAAGATTTTTTCCTCATTCTTTCTCTGAGTTGCTGCTATAGAGCAAGGTTTATACGGAGGAGAAAAAACATGTATTCTTTTGTATGCTTCGAAATAATTATATCTGGCTTGCAAAATTTCACATCTTCAGTATTAGTCATACATCAACATAGCTGTTCTTGTATCTGCTTACTAATTTTGATCAAAGTACTGTTAGTAATTGTCAAGCTGTTACTACATTTTTTATAAAGCCATACAATGCATCAAACTTCACCAGGTGACTATTTACAATGTCATAAATAAGAATTTGAAATGCTAATCACGCTTCGGTCAAA from Lolium rigidum isolate FL_2022 chromosome 4, APGP_CSIRO_Lrig_0.1, whole genome shotgun sequence encodes the following:
- the LOC124646934 gene encoding ATP-dependent 6-phosphofructokinase 6-like, with protein sequence MEAPTVVFASAPAITAGVPQHKILDLKVMPATAPQAPARKTKLPKKKLAGGGGGYVLEDVPHLTDFLPQLQSYPNPLQDHPAYSVVKQYFVNADDTVSKNIVVHENSARGTHFRRAGPRQRVYFQPDEVSAAIVTCGGLCPGLNTVIRELVCGLHDMYGVTNVVGIEGGYKGFYARNTVELTPRSVNGIHKRGGTVLGTSRGGQDTAKIVDSIQDRGINQVYIVGGDGTQKGAAVIHEEVRRRGLKCAVIGVPKTIDNDIAVIDKSFGFDTAVEEAQRAINAAHVEAESTENGIGVVKLMGRNSGFIAMHATLASRDVDCCLIPESPFFLEGKDGLLAFAERRLRDNGHMVIVLAEGAGQDLIAKGMPLADTHDASGNKHLLDVGLWLSHKIKEHFRKKPNCPISLKYIDPTYMIRAVPSNASDNVYCTLLAHSALHGAMAGYTGFVVAPVNGRHAYIPFYRITEKQNKVVITDRMWARVLCSTNQPCFLSPEDVENARQLDEEEPQIPLIEGQNSLVKASPMSMCNGHGHLCNGTTY